In Treponema vincentii, a single window of DNA contains:
- the dnaJ gene encoding molecular chaperone DnaJ, with the protein MAQRDYYEVLGVAKTATADEIKKAYRKLAIQYHPDKNPGNKEAEEKFKEATEAYEVLIDDKKRSVYDQYGFDGVKNMGGGFDPSAFQGFEDIFGGGGGLSDLFESLFGGGSFGGFGGFGSSSRGSSRGSSGPARGANLRYDLQIDFTDAVYGKKIEIQYSRDEHCSECKGSGSVGGSGRKMCPDCKGTGQVRQNTGFFSIASTCRRCGGSGTIIENPCKKCGGSGLERKKQKIIITIPAGVEEGKRITIPKQGNAGSGGGDYGDLYVFIFIKPHHLFERHGNDLYCVIPISMTQAALGGEITVKSLNDKRLTVKIPAGTQHGDALKVRGEGVPAASGRTGDLYLKVIIKIPTRISSNGRKLLSEFSAMEGENTTPEMVPLSKL; encoded by the coding sequence TTGGCACAACGAGATTATTATGAGGTATTGGGTGTAGCAAAGACCGCTACTGCTGATGAAATAAAAAAAGCCTATCGCAAATTGGCAATTCAATATCACCCCGATAAAAACCCCGGAAATAAAGAAGCGGAAGAAAAATTTAAAGAGGCGACTGAAGCCTACGAAGTGCTCATTGACGATAAAAAACGCAGCGTCTATGATCAATACGGTTTTGACGGTGTTAAAAATATGGGCGGCGGTTTTGACCCGTCCGCATTCCAAGGCTTTGAAGATATCTTCGGCGGCGGAGGAGGTCTTTCCGACCTGTTCGAAAGCTTATTCGGCGGAGGCAGCTTTGGAGGATTCGGCGGATTCGGTTCATCGAGCCGCGGTTCGTCACGAGGCAGCAGCGGCCCCGCGCGGGGCGCAAACCTCCGGTATGACCTGCAGATCGATTTTACCGACGCTGTATACGGCAAGAAGATTGAAATACAGTATTCACGCGACGAGCATTGTTCGGAGTGCAAAGGCTCGGGAAGCGTCGGCGGGAGCGGCAGAAAGATGTGCCCTGACTGCAAGGGTACCGGACAGGTACGGCAGAATACCGGCTTTTTCTCCATTGCGAGTACGTGTCGGCGCTGCGGCGGATCGGGTACCATTATCGAAAACCCGTGCAAAAAATGCGGCGGTTCCGGCTTAGAGCGGAAAAAGCAAAAAATCATTATCACAATTCCCGCCGGCGTAGAAGAAGGAAAGCGTATCACCATTCCCAAACAGGGGAATGCAGGTTCAGGCGGCGGCGATTACGGCGACCTCTACGTATTCATCTTTATTAAGCCGCATCACTTATTTGAACGGCACGGAAATGACCTGTACTGTGTAATTCCCATCTCGATGACGCAAGCCGCGCTCGGAGGAGAGATAACCGTAAAATCGCTGAACGATAAGCGCCTGACGGTAAAAATTCCCGCAGGTACGCAACACGGCGATGCGCTCAAGGTGCGCGGAGAAGGTGTTCCCGCAGCAAGCGGCAGAACCGGCGACCTCTACCTCAAGGTCATCATAAAAATACCGACGCGAATATCTTCAAACGGAAGAAAACTGCTCAGCGAATTTTCTGCGATGGAAGGTGAAAATACGACGCCGGAGATGGTACCTCTGTCCAAGTTATAG
- the dnaK gene encoding molecular chaperone DnaK, with protein MGKIIGIDLGTTNSCVAIMEGGEPVVIPNAEGGRTTPSIVAFKKDERIVGQPAKNQMITNPEGTIYSVKRFIGHRYSELTDELKRVPYKIVPQGDDVRIEVDGKKYSTQEISAFILQKMKKTAEDYLGEPVTEAVITVPAYFNDAQRQATKDAGKIAGLDVKRIINEPTAASLAFGFNKDSKKEKVIAVYDLGGGTFDISILELGDGVFEVKSTNGDTHLGGDDFDNRIVEWLEKEFKADQGIDLSKDRMALQRLREAAEKAKIELSSRAETEINLPFITADANGPKHLQKTLTRAKFEQMTDDLFERTKEPCRKALKDAGLEPNQIDEILLVGGSTRMPKVAQIIKEIFGKEGSKGVNPDEAVAVGAAIQGGILGGDVKDVLLLDVTPLSLGIETMGGVFTPLINRNTTIPTRKSQVFSTAADGQTAVSIHVLQGERGMASQNRTLGNFDLVGIPPAPRGVPQIEVTFDIDANGIVHVSAKDLGTGKEQHIRIESSSGLSEDEINRMVKEAEANAENDKKEREKVEVRNEADSMIYQTEKTLKEMGDKVNAADKQRIEDAVATLKKAIEGGDTADIKSKTEALQQAAYKIAEEMYKQQGAGAGAAGAAGAGTAGSADDSDPTKGTADDVDYEVVKDEDK; from the coding sequence ATGGGAAAGATTATCGGAATTGACTTAGGAACAACCAACTCTTGTGTTGCGATTATGGAAGGCGGAGAGCCCGTCGTTATCCCAAATGCCGAAGGAGGACGTACCACGCCTTCTATCGTTGCGTTCAAAAAAGATGAGCGGATTGTCGGTCAGCCTGCTAAAAACCAGATGATTACCAATCCGGAAGGTACTATCTATTCGGTAAAACGGTTTATCGGCCATCGGTACAGCGAATTAACCGACGAACTCAAGCGCGTTCCGTATAAAATCGTACCGCAGGGTGATGATGTCCGCATCGAAGTGGACGGTAAAAAATACTCAACTCAGGAAATTTCAGCGTTTATTCTGCAGAAAATGAAGAAAACCGCAGAAGACTATTTAGGCGAACCGGTAACGGAAGCGGTTATCACCGTTCCTGCATACTTCAACGATGCACAGCGCCAAGCAACGAAGGATGCCGGTAAAATCGCCGGCTTGGATGTAAAGAGGATTATCAACGAACCGACGGCGGCTTCGCTTGCATTCGGCTTTAACAAGGATTCAAAGAAAGAGAAGGTTATCGCGGTCTACGACCTTGGCGGTGGTACCTTCGATATTTCGATTTTGGAATTGGGCGACGGCGTATTCGAGGTTAAATCGACCAACGGCGACACCCACTTGGGTGGCGATGACTTTGATAACCGCATTGTTGAGTGGCTCGAAAAAGAGTTTAAGGCCGATCAGGGTATCGACCTTTCAAAGGATCGTATGGCATTGCAGCGGCTCCGTGAAGCGGCGGAAAAAGCAAAGATCGAGCTTTCCAGCCGTGCGGAAACGGAAATCAACCTTCCGTTCATTACTGCCGATGCGAACGGCCCCAAGCACTTGCAGAAAACATTGACCCGTGCAAAGTTCGAGCAGATGACCGACGACCTCTTTGAACGCACCAAAGAACCGTGCCGCAAAGCCTTAAAGGACGCGGGGCTCGAACCGAATCAGATCGACGAAATCCTGCTGGTAGGCGGTTCTACCCGTATGCCGAAGGTTGCGCAGATTATCAAAGAAATTTTCGGTAAAGAAGGTTCAAAGGGCGTAAACCCCGACGAAGCGGTTGCGGTCGGCGCTGCTATTCAGGGCGGTATTTTGGGCGGCGATGTCAAAGACGTACTGTTGCTCGATGTTACCCCGCTTTCGCTCGGTATCGAAACGATGGGCGGCGTGTTCACTCCGTTGATCAACCGTAACACCACTATTCCTACCCGCAAGAGCCAGGTATTCTCTACTGCGGCTGACGGACAAACTGCGGTTTCAATTCACGTCTTGCAGGGTGAGCGCGGTATGGCAAGCCAGAACCGGACGCTCGGCAACTTCGACTTGGTCGGTATTCCTCCGGCTCCCCGCGGTGTTCCGCAGATTGAAGTTACATTCGACATCGACGCGAACGGTATTGTGCATGTTTCCGCAAAAGACCTTGGAACGGGTAAAGAACAGCACATCCGCATCGAAAGTTCCAGCGGCTTGAGCGAAGATGAAATCAACCGCATGGTGAAGGAAGCGGAGGCCAACGCCGAAAACGATAAGAAAGAGCGCGAAAAGGTTGAGGTACGCAACGAAGCGGACTCGATGATCTATCAGACCGAAAAGACCTTGAAGGAAATGGGAGATAAGGTAAACGCAGCTGATAAGCAGCGTATCGAAGATGCCGTTGCAACCTTAAAGAAAGCGATTGAAGGCGGAGATACTGCCGACATTAAGTCCAAGACCGAAGCGTTACAGCAGGCTGCATACAAAATTGCAGAAGAAATGTACAAGCAGCAGGGTGCCGGAGCCGGTGCGGCGGGAGCTGCCGGAGCAGGTACAGCAGGTAGCGCTGACGACAGCGATCCCACCAAGGGAACCGCCGACGACGTGGACTACGAAGTCGTAAAAGACGAAGATAAATAA
- a CDS encoding nucleotide exchange factor GrpE yields the protein MTKKHGKKHEQECETQPAEQNGMNTDSAAGKKAADANPHGNSTGNAEQHAAPEQQTGNQEHGNTATGQTAPNTEASKDTKPEPSAAEKLASLEAKCKELQDQYLRKAADFDNYRKRMIKGKQEAIDYANTNLISDLLQILDDFDRAIEAGKKAGEDSAAAFMQGVVMIRSGLSSLLESKYGLQYYEVQGKPFNPDIHEAVATNPSAEVTEPTVGAELQKGYKLKERILRPAKVMVLMPTPAEKK from the coding sequence ATGACAAAGAAACACGGAAAAAAACATGAGCAGGAGTGCGAGACCCAGCCGGCAGAGCAGAACGGTATGAACACGGACTCCGCAGCCGGTAAAAAAGCCGCAGATGCAAACCCGCATGGTAACAGCACAGGAAATGCCGAACAACATGCGGCACCGGAACAGCAAACCGGCAATCAAGAGCATGGAAATACGGCGACCGGACAAACTGCTCCGAATACGGAAGCATCGAAAGATACGAAGCCGGAGCCGTCCGCTGCCGAAAAGCTCGCATCTTTGGAAGCAAAGTGCAAGGAATTGCAGGATCAATATCTGCGCAAGGCTGCGGATTTCGATAACTACCGCAAGCGTATGATAAAAGGAAAGCAGGAGGCAATCGATTACGCAAACACGAATTTGATTTCCGACCTCTTGCAGATATTGGATGACTTTGACCGCGCAATCGAGGCCGGTAAAAAAGCCGGAGAAGATAGCGCCGCCGCTTTTATGCAGGGCGTTGTGATGATCCGGAGCGGCTTATCTTCGCTACTTGAGTCGAAGTACGGTCTGCAGTATTACGAAGTGCAGGGAAAACCCTTTAACCCCGACATTCACGAAGCCGTTGCAACAAACCCTTCGGCCGAGGTTACGGAACCGACTGTTGGAGCGGAACTGCAAAAAGGGTATAAATTGAAGGAACGGATTCTCCGTCCGGCAAAGGTTATGGTATTGATGCCTACACCGGCAGAGAAAAAATAA